One part of the Xylanimonas allomyrinae genome encodes these proteins:
- a CDS encoding Na+/H+ antiporter subunit D has protein sequence MTWSVASLLPLPVLVPLFAAGLTLALHRRPRAQRVISVVALGIVVATAAALVAAADRGPVVAVIGDWSVPVGIDLVADRLAALMLLVSGVVLLCVLLYSMAQGVADGGDDVGVVGAGTDGDPDEADRRDLLPVAIYHPTFLVLAAGVANAFLAGDLFNLYVGFEVLLAASYVLLTLGGTGDRIRVGSVYVVVALVSSLVFLTAVGLAYSATGTVNLAQLAERLPDVDPAVRLGIQLLLLLGFGIKAAIFPLSAWLPDSYPTAPAPVTAVFAGLLTKVGVYAIIRTQTLLFPAAGAGSERVDQVLMVLALATMLVGILGAVAQDDIKRLLSFTLVSHIGYMIFGVSLAGPASTAAAVFYVVHHITVQTALFLVVGLVERRGGTTSLDRLGGLARVAPGLAVLFFVPAMNLAGIPPMSGFLGKVGLIQAGVRDGSPLAWMLVVGSVVTSLLTLYALVKAWNKAFWQMAPDDAEPGARDEARLPWGMVAATSALVGFSLALTVFAGPVYGYAQRAANALTGGHAYIDAVFPGGGDRGVGESDDATATAKTAKVGH, from the coding sequence ATGACCTGGTCCGTCGCCAGCCTCCTGCCGCTGCCGGTGCTCGTGCCGCTCTTCGCCGCTGGCCTCACGCTCGCCCTGCACCGGCGCCCGCGCGCCCAGCGCGTCATCTCCGTCGTCGCGCTCGGCATCGTCGTCGCCACCGCGGCAGCGCTCGTCGCCGCCGCCGACCGCGGGCCGGTGGTCGCCGTCATCGGCGACTGGTCGGTGCCCGTGGGCATCGACCTCGTGGCCGACCGGCTCGCCGCGCTCATGCTGCTGGTCAGCGGCGTCGTCCTGCTGTGCGTGCTGCTGTACTCCATGGCGCAGGGCGTCGCCGACGGCGGCGACGACGTCGGCGTGGTGGGTGCGGGCACCGACGGCGACCCCGACGAGGCCGACCGGCGTGACCTGCTGCCGGTCGCCATCTACCACCCGACGTTCCTGGTGCTCGCCGCCGGGGTCGCCAACGCGTTCCTCGCGGGTGACCTGTTCAACCTGTACGTCGGGTTCGAGGTACTGCTCGCGGCGTCGTACGTGCTGCTGACGCTCGGCGGCACGGGCGACCGCATCCGGGTCGGCAGCGTGTACGTCGTCGTCGCGCTGGTCAGCTCGCTCGTGTTCCTCACGGCGGTGGGCCTCGCCTACTCGGCGACGGGCACCGTCAACCTCGCCCAGCTTGCCGAGCGCCTGCCCGACGTCGACCCCGCGGTGCGCCTGGGCATCCAGCTCCTGCTGCTGCTCGGGTTCGGGATCAAGGCGGCCATCTTCCCGCTGTCGGCCTGGCTGCCCGACTCCTACCCGACCGCGCCCGCGCCCGTGACGGCGGTGTTCGCCGGCCTGCTCACCAAGGTGGGCGTCTACGCGATCATCCGCACCCAGACCCTGCTGTTCCCGGCGGCCGGAGCCGGGTCCGAACGCGTCGACCAGGTGCTCATGGTGCTCGCGCTGGCGACGATGCTCGTGGGCATCCTGGGCGCCGTCGCGCAGGACGACATCAAGCGACTGCTGTCGTTCACCCTCGTCAGCCACATCGGCTACATGATCTTCGGCGTCTCGCTCGCCGGGCCGGCGTCCACGGCCGCCGCGGTGTTCTACGTCGTCCACCACATCACCGTCCAGACGGCGCTGTTCCTCGTCGTCGGGCTCGTGGAGCGGCGGGGCGGGACGACGTCGCTCGACCGGCTGGGCGGGCTCGCACGCGTCGCGCCCGGGCTGGCGGTGCTGTTCTTCGTGCCCGCGATGAACCTCGCGGGCATCCCGCCCATGTCGGGGTTCCTGGGCAAGGTCGGGCTCATCCAGGCGGGTGTGCGCGACGGGTCGCCGCTCGCGTGGATGCTCGTCGTCGGGTCCGTCGTGACGTCCCTGCTGACCCTGTACGCGCTGGTCAAGGCGTGGAACAAGGCGTTCTGGCAGATGGCGCCCGACGACGCCGAGCCGGGTGCGCGCGACGAGGCCCGCCTCCCGTGGGGCATGGTCGCCGCGACGTCCGCCCTCGTGGGGTTCAGCCTCGCGCTGACCGTCTTCGCGGGGCCCGTCTACGGGTACGCGCAGCGGGCCGCGAACGCGTTGACCGGCGGGCACGCGTACATCGACGCGGTGTTCCCCGGCGGGGGCGACCGCGGCGTGGGCGAGTCCGACGACGCGACCGCCACGGCCAAGACGGCGAAGGTGGGGCACTGA
- a CDS encoding Na(+)/H(+) antiporter subunit C: MIVLDNVPSAALVLAVGVLFAVGVYLLLERSLTRVLLGFVLVGNGANLALLIAGGRAGTAPIVGNADPAIALSDPLAQAMVLTSIVITLALTAFVLAMAYRSWQLNGHDEVQDDDEDRRIARRAARNEAAYADFDAAETGETLDEEAAEIHDDIEEGFAPADPADAPGVAPHDPRDGDAR, encoded by the coding sequence ATGATCGTCCTCGACAACGTGCCCTCCGCCGCGCTGGTGCTCGCCGTGGGCGTGCTGTTCGCCGTCGGCGTCTACCTGCTGCTCGAAAGGTCGCTGACGCGCGTGCTGCTCGGGTTCGTGCTCGTCGGCAACGGCGCCAACCTCGCGCTGCTCATCGCGGGCGGACGCGCGGGCACGGCACCCATCGTGGGCAACGCCGACCCGGCGATCGCGCTCAGCGACCCGCTCGCGCAGGCGATGGTTCTCACGTCGATCGTCATCACGCTCGCCCTGACCGCGTTCGTGCTCGCGATGGCCTACCGCTCGTGGCAGCTCAACGGCCACGACGAGGTCCAGGACGACGACGAGGACCGGCGCATCGCCCGCCGCGCCGCACGCAACGAGGCCGCGTACGCGGACTTCGACGCCGCCGAGACGGGCGAGACGCTCGACGAGGAGGCCGCCGAGATCCACGACGACATCGAGGAGGGCTTCGCGCCCGCCGACCCGGCCGACGCCCCGGGCGTCGCCCCGCACGACCCGCGGGACGGTGACGCCCGATGA
- a CDS encoding Na+/H+ antiporter subunit A, which translates to MLTVVVVHLLLALAAPVLVARLGRRAFWVLAAGPAAAAGYALSQTGAVLGGHGPVERVAWVRALGLSLDFRLDTLSWLLLLVVGAVGALVLLYCSAYFARGAVGMTKFAAVLVAFAGAMAGLVTADNLLLMFVFWELTTVFSYLLIGHHAERKASRRAAMQAIVVTTAGGLTMLVGIVVLGVSTGTWQISQVLADPPTGTPAVVAALCLLAGAATKSALVPTHFWLPAAMAAPTPVSAYLHAAAMVKAGVYLVGRFAPAFSHLAAWRWVVVVLGSATLLLGGYRALRQHDLKLVLAFGTVSQLGLLVLLLGYGTREAALAGLALLGAHAMFKASLFLVVGVVDAATGTRDLRRLAGLARQLPLTAAAGVLATASMIGLPPFAGYVAKEAALEAWAHGDDAMGVVLTVVVAAGSVLTVAYGLRFAWGAFGRRATVVPVMEIVAPAGAKPATAAKPATAATPAGAAHPVTVGTATAAPASGVVRRPPVLLVAPPLVLAVLGLVVALLPQVGDHLLAPHAATYPQGETGHLTLWAGFTPTLAVTLAVLALGAAAFWQRARIERLQDRLWSPLGADLVYRRSMRRLDDLAADVTAVTQRGSLPFYLGVILLVLVAGPGLALAWGLRGASLPGTLDAAGRAGAFQIGPLALVPFDRAVQLVIVLVIGAGAVLAARARRRLKAVFLVGVTGYGNAVLFLLHGAPDLALTQVLTETVTLVVMVLVLRRLPPYFSDRPLAASRWVRLAIGVGVGLVMMLFVTAAPLARTHLPIAVDFPDEAVMWGGGRNVVNVTLVDVRAWDTVGEISVLLVAATGVASLVFLRQRSGRVPRVRDKGPGARPRPAAAVEPGVATRPRRTAWIVAGPTLAPERRSIMFEVVTRVVFHAMIVFALFLLFRGHNAPGGGFAAGLVVGLALAVRYLAGGRYELGEAAPVHPGRVLGTGLVLSAGVGLVSLLAGQHALESFLVDLHLPLFGEVHLVTSLFFDLGVFLVVVGLVLDILRSLGAEIDHQRELEGR; encoded by the coding sequence GTGCTGACCGTCGTCGTCGTCCACCTGCTGCTGGCCCTGGCCGCGCCCGTCCTGGTCGCGCGTCTCGGGCGCCGTGCGTTCTGGGTGCTGGCCGCCGGGCCGGCGGCCGCCGCCGGGTACGCGTTGTCGCAGACGGGCGCGGTGCTCGGCGGGCACGGGCCCGTGGAGCGGGTGGCCTGGGTGCGGGCCCTGGGGCTCTCGCTCGACTTCCGGCTCGACACGCTCTCGTGGCTGCTGCTGCTCGTGGTGGGCGCGGTCGGGGCGCTCGTGCTGCTGTACTGCTCCGCCTACTTCGCGCGCGGCGCCGTCGGCATGACGAAGTTCGCGGCCGTGCTGGTCGCGTTCGCCGGGGCGATGGCGGGCCTCGTCACCGCCGACAACCTGCTGCTGATGTTCGTGTTCTGGGAGCTGACGACGGTCTTCTCCTACCTGCTCATCGGCCATCACGCCGAGCGCAAGGCGTCGCGTCGCGCCGCCATGCAGGCCATCGTCGTCACGACGGCGGGCGGGCTGACCATGCTCGTGGGGATCGTCGTCCTGGGGGTGTCGACCGGGACCTGGCAGATCTCGCAGGTGCTCGCCGACCCGCCCACGGGGACACCCGCCGTCGTCGCCGCGCTGTGCCTGCTGGCCGGGGCCGCGACCAAGTCGGCGCTCGTGCCGACGCACTTCTGGCTGCCGGCCGCCATGGCCGCCCCGACACCCGTGTCGGCGTACCTGCACGCGGCCGCGATGGTCAAGGCGGGCGTGTACCTCGTGGGGCGGTTCGCGCCCGCGTTCTCGCACCTCGCCGCGTGGCGGTGGGTCGTCGTCGTGCTCGGATCGGCGACGCTGCTGCTGGGCGGCTACCGCGCGCTGCGTCAGCACGACCTCAAGCTCGTGCTCGCGTTCGGCACCGTCTCCCAGCTCGGGCTGCTGGTGCTGCTGCTGGGGTACGGCACCCGTGAGGCCGCGCTCGCGGGGCTTGCGCTGCTGGGCGCGCACGCCATGTTCAAGGCGTCGCTGTTCCTCGTCGTCGGTGTCGTCGACGCCGCGACCGGCACGCGTGACCTGCGGCGCCTGGCGGGCCTGGCGCGACAGCTCCCGCTGACGGCGGCCGCGGGCGTGCTCGCGACGGCGTCGATGATCGGGCTGCCCCCGTTCGCGGGCTACGTGGCCAAGGAGGCCGCGCTCGAGGCGTGGGCGCACGGCGACGACGCGATGGGCGTGGTGCTGACCGTCGTCGTCGCCGCGGGGTCGGTGCTCACGGTCGCCTACGGGCTGCGGTTCGCGTGGGGCGCGTTCGGGCGCCGGGCCACCGTCGTGCCCGTCATGGAGATCGTCGCGCCCGCGGGCGCGAAGCCCGCGACGGCGGCGAAGCCCGCGACGGCGGCGACGCCGGCGGGCGCGGCCCACCCCGTGACCGTGGGCACCGCGACGGCCGCGCCCGCGTCGGGCGTCGTGCGGCGGCCCCCGGTGCTGCTGGTCGCGCCGCCGCTCGTGCTCGCCGTCCTGGGCCTCGTCGTCGCGCTGCTGCCGCAGGTCGGCGACCACCTGCTCGCGCCGCACGCCGCGACCTACCCGCAGGGCGAGACCGGGCACCTGACGCTGTGGGCGGGCTTCACGCCGACGCTCGCCGTCACGCTCGCCGTGCTCGCGCTCGGGGCCGCCGCGTTCTGGCAGCGCGCGCGCATCGAACGCCTCCAGGACCGGCTGTGGTCCCCGCTCGGCGCGGACCTCGTCTACCGCCGCTCCATGCGGCGGCTCGACGACCTCGCCGCGGACGTCACCGCCGTCACGCAGCGCGGTTCGCTGCCGTTCTACCTCGGCGTCATCCTGCTGGTCCTCGTCGCCGGGCCCGGGCTCGCGCTCGCCTGGGGCCTGCGCGGCGCCTCCCTGCCCGGCACCCTCGACGCGGCCGGGCGCGCCGGCGCGTTCCAGATCGGGCCGCTGGCGCTCGTGCCGTTCGACCGGGCCGTGCAGCTCGTCATCGTGCTCGTCATCGGCGCCGGAGCCGTGCTCGCGGCCCGCGCCCGCCGCCGCCTCAAGGCCGTGTTCCTAGTCGGGGTCACCGGGTACGGCAACGCCGTGCTGTTCCTGCTGCACGGCGCACCCGACCTCGCGCTCACCCAGGTGCTCACCGAGACCGTCACGCTCGTCGTCATGGTGCTCGTGCTGCGGCGCCTGCCCCCGTACTTCTCCGACCGCCCGCTGGCCGCGAGCCGCTGGGTGCGCCTGGCGATCGGCGTCGGCGTCGGGCTCGTCATGATGCTCTTCGTCACCGCGGCACCCCTCGCCCGCACCCACCTGCCCATCGCCGTCGACTTCCCCGACGAGGCCGTCATGTGGGGCGGCGGGCGCAACGTCGTCAACGTGACGCTCGTCGACGTGCGCGCATGGGACACCGTGGGCGAGATCTCCGTGCTGCTCGTCGCGGCGACCGGCGTGGCCTCGCTCGTGTTCCTCCGGCAGCGCTCGGGGCGCGTGCCACGCGTGCGTGACAAGGGGCCGGGCGCGCGCCCCCGCCCCGCGGCAGCCGTCGAGCCGGGCGTCGCGACGCGGCCGCGGCGCACCGCGTGGATCGTCGCCGGGCCCACGCTCGCCCCCGAACGGCGCTCCATCATGTTCGAGGTCGTCACGCGCGTCGTCTTCCACGCGATGATCGTTTTCGCCCTGTTCCTGCTGTTCCGCGGGCACAACGCCCCGGGCGGCGGGTTCGCGGCCGGGCTCGTCGTGGGGCTGGCGCTCGCGGTGCGCTACCTGGCCGGCGGGCGCTACGAGCTGGGCGAGGCCGCTCCCGTCCACCCCGGCCGCGTGCTCGGCACGGGCCTCGTGCTGTCCGCGGGTGTCGGGCTGGTGTCCCTGCTGGCCGGGCAGCACGCGCTCGAGAGCTTCCTGGTGGACCTGCACCTGCCGCTGTTCGGCGAGGTCCACCTGGTGACGTCGCTGTTCTTCGACCTCGGGGTGTTCCTCGTCGTCGTCGGGCTCGTGCTCGACATCCTGCGGTCGCTGGGCGCCGAGATCGACCACCAGCGTGAGCTCGAGGGGCGGTGA
- the dcd gene encoding dCTP deaminase has product MLLSDRDIRAELDQGRVVLDPYEPAMLQPSSIDVRLDRYFRLFDNHKYPYIDPSQEQPDLTRLVEVTGDEPFVLHPGEFVLGSTFESITLPDDVAARLEGKSSLGRLGLLTHSTAGFIDPGFSGHVTLELSNVATLPIMLWPGMKIGQTCFFRLSSPAEHPYGSSQYGSRYQGQRGPTASRSWQSFHRTAV; this is encoded by the coding sequence GTGCTGCTCTCCGATCGTGACATCAGGGCCGAGCTCGACCAAGGGCGCGTCGTCCTCGATCCGTACGAGCCCGCCATGCTTCAGCCGTCCAGCATCGACGTGCGCCTGGACCGCTACTTCCGCCTGTTCGACAACCACAAGTACCCGTACATCGACCCGTCGCAGGAGCAGCCGGACCTGACCCGCCTGGTCGAGGTCACGGGGGACGAGCCGTTCGTGCTGCACCCGGGGGAGTTCGTGCTCGGGTCGACGTTCGAGTCGATCACGCTGCCCGACGACGTCGCGGCCCGGCTCGAGGGCAAGTCCAGCCTGGGCCGGCTGGGGCTGCTGACGCACAGCACGGCCGGGTTCATCGACCCGGGGTTCAGCGGTCACGTCACGCTCGAGCTGAGCAACGTGGCGACTCTGCCGATCATGCTCTGGCCGGGCATGAAGATCGGCCAGACGTGCTTCTTCCGCCTGTCCAGCCCGGCCGAGCACCCGTACGGCTCGTCGCAGTACGGCTCGCGCTACCAGGGCCAGCGGGGGCCGACGGCCAGCCGTTCGTGGCAGAGCTTTCACCGGACGGCGGTGTGA
- a CDS encoding pirin family protein produces the protein MSNLESRPAERVCSAGSADAGVQLLTARDVPLGGPRAMTVRRTIPQRIRSMVGAWCFCDHYGPDDVTRSAGMQVPPHPHTGLQTVTWLFEGEILHRDSVGSLETVRPGELNLMTAGVGISHSEESPAAGRPPVLHGVQLWTALPGAALGTDPHFEHHADLPAVAVDGGRVQVFMGSLTVAGQALVSPARTYTPLVGAQVDLAPGARIQVAADERFEHALLADAGDVRFQGVVVPRDQLGYAAPGGDSLTIEAGPGGPARAVLLGGVPFEEDIVMWWNFVGRTHDDVARARADWMAQVGDAADGVATVYTPGAGDRRFGHVAGYAGGPLRAPTLPDVRLRPRTRPSAT, from the coding sequence GTGAGCAACCTCGAGAGCCGTCCGGCCGAGCGGGTCTGCTCGGCCGGGAGCGCCGACGCCGGAGTCCAGCTCCTCACCGCGCGGGACGTGCCGCTGGGAGGCCCGCGCGCGATGACCGTGCGGCGCACCATCCCCCAGCGGATCCGCTCGATGGTCGGCGCGTGGTGCTTCTGCGACCACTACGGGCCCGACGACGTCACGCGCTCGGCCGGCATGCAGGTGCCGCCGCACCCGCACACCGGCCTGCAGACCGTGACCTGGCTGTTCGAGGGCGAGATACTGCACCGCGACTCGGTCGGCTCGCTGGAGACGGTGCGCCCGGGCGAGCTCAACCTCATGACGGCCGGCGTCGGCATCTCGCACTCCGAGGAGTCGCCCGCGGCCGGGCGCCCGCCCGTGCTGCACGGCGTCCAGCTGTGGACCGCGCTGCCGGGTGCCGCGCTGGGGACCGACCCGCACTTCGAGCACCATGCCGACCTGCCCGCCGTCGCCGTCGACGGCGGCCGCGTGCAGGTCTTCATGGGGTCGCTGACCGTCGCCGGGCAGGCGCTCGTCTCGCCGGCCCGCACGTACACGCCGCTCGTCGGCGCCCAGGTCGACCTCGCCCCGGGAGCGCGCATCCAGGTCGCGGCCGACGAGAGGTTCGAGCACGCGCTCCTGGCCGACGCCGGTGACGTGCGATTCCAGGGCGTCGTCGTGCCGCGCGACCAGCTCGGCTACGCCGCGCCCGGAGGGGACTCGCTCACGATCGAGGCCGGGCCGGGCGGCCCGGCACGCGCGGTGCTGCTCGGCGGCGTCCCCTTCGAGGAGGACATCGTCATGTGGTGGAACTTCGTGGGCCGCACGCACGACGACGTCGCCCGCGCCCGCGCGGACTGGATGGCCCAGGTGGGCGACGCCGCCGACGGCGTCGCGACCGTCTACACGCCCGGCGCGGGCGACCGGCGGTTCGGGCACGTGGCGGGCTACGCGGGCGGTCCGCTGCGCGCGCCGACGCTGCCCGACGTGCGGCTGCGGCCGCGCACGAGGCCGAGCGCGACATGA